In the genome of Massilia sp. PAMC28688, one region contains:
- a CDS encoding pyridoxal phosphate-dependent aminotransferase, with product MRPILKSNKLDDVCYEIRGPALIKCKQMEEDGHKVIKLNIGNLAVFGFDPPDEIVHDMIVNMHGAAGYTDSKGMFAPRKAVMHYSQSKNISGVGIEDIYLGNGASELIVMAMNGLLNTGDEVLVPAPDYPLWTAAVSLSGGNPVHYICDEQAGWFPDIDDMRRKITSNTKAIVVINPNNPTGALYPREILLEIVELARQHQLIILADEIYDKVLYDGAQHDSIASLADDVLFITLNGLSKNYRSCGYRAGWMVVSGEKRHARDYIDGLNMLASMRLCANAPGQFAIQTALGGYQSIDDLVGPGGRLLKQRDLAYQLLTDIPGVTCVKPKAALYMFPKLDPVMYPIADDQQFIYELLSEEKVLIVQGTGFNWGTPDHFRLVFLPNSDDLTDACGRIARFLDGYRRRHGRG from the coding sequence TTGCGACCGATTTTAAAATCGAACAAATTAGACGACGTGTGCTACGAGATTCGCGGGCCTGCGCTGATCAAGTGCAAGCAGATGGAAGAAGACGGCCACAAGGTCATCAAGCTCAACATCGGCAACCTGGCCGTGTTCGGCTTCGATCCGCCGGACGAAATCGTCCACGACATGATCGTCAACATGCATGGCGCGGCCGGGTATACCGATTCCAAGGGCATGTTCGCGCCGCGCAAGGCGGTGATGCATTACTCGCAGAGCAAGAACATCAGCGGTGTCGGCATTGAAGACATTTACCTTGGCAATGGCGCGTCAGAATTGATCGTGATGGCCATGAATGGCCTGTTGAATACCGGCGACGAAGTGCTGGTACCTGCGCCGGACTACCCGTTGTGGACGGCAGCCGTGAGCCTGTCGGGCGGCAACCCGGTGCATTACATCTGCGACGAGCAGGCCGGCTGGTTCCCCGATATCGACGACATGCGGCGCAAGATCACCTCCAATACCAAGGCGATCGTTGTCATCAACCCCAACAACCCGACCGGCGCCCTGTATCCGCGCGAGATCCTGCTGGAGATCGTGGAACTGGCACGCCAGCACCAGCTGATCATCCTGGCCGACGAGATTTACGACAAGGTCCTGTACGACGGCGCGCAGCACGATTCCATCGCCTCGCTGGCCGACGATGTGCTGTTCATTACCCTCAATGGACTGTCGAAGAATTATCGCTCGTGCGGTTACCGTGCCGGCTGGATGGTGGTGTCGGGCGAAAAGCGCCATGCCAGGGATTACATCGATGGCTTGAACATGCTCGCCAGCATGCGCCTGTGTGCCAATGCACCGGGCCAGTTCGCGATCCAGACGGCCCTTGGCGGCTACCAGAGCATCGATGACCTGGTGGGACCGGGCGGGCGCCTGCTCAAGCAGCGCGACCTGGCCTACCAGCTGCTCACCGATATCCCGGGTGTGACGTGCGTGAAGCCAAAAGCGGCGCTGTACATGTTCCCCAAGCTCGACCCCGTGATGTATCCGATCGCGGACGACCAGCAGTTCATCTACGAACTGCTGTCGGAAGAAAAAGTACTGATCGTCCAGGGCACTGGCTTTAACTGGGGTACGCCGGATCACTTCCGCCTGGTGTTCTTGCCCAACTCCGACGACCTGACTGACGCCTGCGGGCGCATTGCGCGCTTCCTTGACGGTTACCGCCGACGCCACGGGCGAGGCTGA
- a CDS encoding homoserine dehydrogenase, translated as MKPIKIGLIGLGVVGSGTFNVLKRNQEEIRRRAGRGIEIAMIAVRNAERAEALVCGDCEIVTDPFLVVDHPEIDIVVELIGGCDTAKELVLRAIGNGKHVVTANKALLALHGNEIFAAAQTRGVTVAFEAAVAGGIPIIKALREGLTANRIESVSGIINGTTNFILTEMRDKGLDFSTVLKQAQALGYAEADPTFDIEGVDAAHKATIMSAIAFGIPVQFEKAHVEGISSLQAIDIKYAEQLGYRIKLLGITKRTVVDGVEGIELRVHPTLIPAKALIANVEGAMNAVLVQADAVGASLYYGRGAGSEPTASSVIADLVDITRLATADPEYRVPHLAFQPNQMTDVQIVPMSEITTSYYLRVYVKDQLGVMADLTRILADARISIDAVLQKEPGEGETRTDIIMLTHQTQEKNIDAAIAKIEALETVVGKVVKIRLENLA; from the coding sequence ATGAAACCCATCAAAATCGGCCTGATTGGCTTAGGTGTCGTCGGCAGCGGCACCTTCAACGTCCTTAAACGCAACCAGGAAGAGATCCGGCGCCGCGCCGGCCGCGGCATCGAGATCGCCATGATCGCCGTGCGCAATGCCGAACGCGCCGAGGCACTGGTGTGCGGCGACTGCGAGATCGTCACCGATCCGTTCCTGGTGGTGGACCATCCGGAGATCGACATCGTGGTCGAACTCATTGGCGGCTGCGACACGGCCAAGGAGCTGGTGCTGCGCGCAATTGGCAATGGCAAGCATGTGGTCACGGCCAACAAGGCGCTGCTGGCGCTGCACGGCAACGAGATTTTTGCCGCGGCCCAGACGCGCGGCGTGACGGTGGCGTTTGAGGCGGCAGTGGCCGGCGGCATCCCCATCATCAAGGCGCTGCGCGAAGGCTTGACCGCCAACCGTATCGAATCGGTATCGGGCATCATCAACGGCACCACCAATTTCATCCTGACCGAAATGCGCGACAAGGGCCTGGATTTTTCCACCGTCCTCAAACAGGCGCAGGCCCTGGGCTATGCGGAAGCCGATCCCACTTTCGATATCGAAGGCGTGGACGCCGCGCACAAGGCCACCATCATGTCGGCCATTGCCTTTGGCATCCCGGTGCAGTTTGAAAAGGCGCACGTGGAGGGCATCAGCAGCCTGCAGGCAATCGATATCAAGTATGCGGAGCAGCTGGGCTACCGCATCAAGCTGCTGGGCATCACCAAGCGCACCGTGGTCGACGGCGTGGAAGGTATTGAACTGCGCGTCCACCCGACCCTCATTCCCGCCAAGGCGCTGATCGCCAACGTGGAAGGGGCCATGAACGCGGTGCTGGTGCAGGCCGACGCCGTGGGCGCCTCGCTGTACTACGGCCGGGGCGCAGGGTCCGAGCCAACCGCGTCTTCCGTGATCGCCGACCTGGTCGACATCACCCGCCTGGCCACGGCGGACCCGGAATACCGCGTGCCGCACCTGGCCTTCCAGCCCAACCAGATGACGGACGTACAGATCGTGCCGATGTCGGAGATCACCACCAGCTACTACCTGCGCGTGTACGTGAAGGACCAGCTGGGCGTGATGGCCGATCTCACGCGCATCCTGGCGGACGCCCGCATTTCGATTGACGCCGTGCTGCAGAAGGAACCGGGCGAAGGCGAAACCCGCACCGACATCATCATGCTCACGCATCAGACGCAGGAAAAGAATATCGATGCGGCGATCGCCAAGATCGAGGCGCTGGAGACCGTGGTGGGCAAGGTGGTGAAGATCAGGCTCGAAAACCTGGCCTGA